catcaacaattgggcacctttactggaggatggctaatggcatctggaaaacctctgttagctgtgaaaggcacatggctggagtctgctccaagttctggtttcaaaatgactttctcccaggacgttcctctctaggcttcagctcctcaaaaatgtcactcttatttgctcttggggcgtttgtcctctcttagcttctccggaacaaaagtctgctttcaaaggccttctccaaatgtctctgtaagctgaagctcctctctcagtacCAGTgtgttcttcgaagtgtccctcttggctgtagctcctcttcaaaatgttactctcagctgtactgagttccttctgtttgtcagctcatttacatggctccagtgatttaatttagacccatcctgaatgggtggggtaacacctccatggagattatccaatcagagtcatcacccacagttgggtggggcgcatctccatggaaacactcaaaagaattacaatctaatcaacacttataacatctgcctacacaagattacatcaaagataatggcatttggggggacataatatattcaaaccggcacagatactagtactagcatttatatttacccaccagagatctttatttcttcaagtaggTTAGAACtattgtctactgtcctttcctttcaacctagaGAACTCTCTTTAGCAACTCCTATGGGACCagtctggtggtgatgaactccctcagcatttgtttgtctggggatgtcttaatcgctccctcattttttcccttttaatgcaattttactgagatatattcacacaccaatccatcttctgcctcatttttgaaaggcagttttgctaACTCAAGGGCTTTGAACTTTAGTCTGAAAGTTCTGGAAAACCATTGCAAAATATCAAGTAGGTGATAATATTTAAACCCGCTCAGGAAAGGTTACTCTGGTCAATGAAGAGATTAcattgggggcgggggggggcaaGTCTAGAGGCAGAGACATCAGTTAGGAGGATAATGCAATAATATCCCATCCACGCTGCTACCAAATTAAATTTCTAAAGTGAGATCCTATCATGGAATCCTAAACTTTTACAGATAGTTTACAgatattttaattcagttctcTCATTTTACACAATGGAAATGGAGGTCAAGAACAGTAAAAGGATTTGCCCATGGTCTCACAGAACTCAAATCTTAGATGCCACACTTAATTCTTCCTCCAATCTTTCATGGATTTCCACTCTTTGCTATTTAATCAAATACAATTGCCTAAATCCAGGCCCTATTACCTAACTGGACAGATCTCCCCAGGGCAGTCTCTGTGGTTTTCAGTTACCACCTAGCACCTGGTCTCCAGAATTCCCCTTACTTTCTTGGGTTCTCAgctctgcatttaaaaatatatttcacgtAGCACATTGAGGCATTTACAGCAAGAGGAATTTTAGGTTATCTTGCCCAAAGTATTGCTATAAGTTTACTTACTTAATTCCTCTCTACACCCCTAGATTGCATGCTTCCTGGGAACAGTTTCTTGGTCTCTAATGTTATACCCAAGTCCTAGTGTAGCATTCACATACAGTAGATACTCAATGCATATTTGTAGAAagagtgaatgagtgaacaaatagCATATACTCATtcataatattcattcatttaacgaATATTTATGAGACTGCAATGAACTAGAGTAGAACAAATTTACAAATTGTCATGCATTCAGTTAATATTGCTCATATGGGACAAATAGccatttaaggagaaaaaaaaagaagctggatTTTCTTCCTTACTCCTCAGGGACAGTGAAATAAATTATAAGACAACCCCActcccctccatcccccaaaCTGAAAACTTGTTGGTTTGGACAGGGGAACAAGACATTGGGGaaagatttactttaaaatatatattttatgtattaatgttttgttttaaaatacatagTTAATTAAGCTATTAatatacagacacacatacacataaatattGGGCTTCTTTTTAAGGGCCAATGAAATCATTAAAGACCTAATTCTGACCAGCTTTTAAAGAATTGGATGGGGAAGCTGAAGTGAATGCATCATTTTAATAGCCAAACACACAAACGTGTATCTTAGACCTTGTCCATGGCAAAAACAGATCTTTAAAAGTTAAGTGTAGGTTGGAGCCCTGGTTTCAGGGCCTGAAGAAGCCTCACGGGGGCCGGGTAGTTCTGGTGCCCCAGCCAGCACGAGTGCGTGCGCTGTGCGGGTAGAGGGATCTTGGAGGCCACGGCCGCTGGTGCCTGAGGGAGAGGATGGCGCTCTGGACCACAGTCCCTCAGATGAAGCAGATGAAGTGGAAAGCTCTCCGCGGCTTCCTAAAGCGCGTCTTCCAGGGACAGACGCCTCCGCTTGGCCTGGAGACTAGTGGAGACTTACTGGTATCTGTGAATTGCTTACGATTAGCAGAAGAGTCTAGGaaaaatgcttgtgagaataaaGGTGGAATCGTTAAAAAGGAGCATGTTCTGTCTGCAGCAAAGGTAATTCTAAAGAAGAGCAGAGGTTAGAAGCCAACGAACACATTCATGAAAACTATATGCTGCATTATTTAGGTGGTAATAGTGTGAAAGCAGTTTTTACATATGTTATTTTTGTGGATTATTAAAATATTGGCTAGTTGAGGGATGTgtgtatttgtattatttttactggGATTGAAATATCTCCAGTAAACACATAGGATTATTTAAGCTTTGTTAAGGAATTATGCTTTATTCATTATAAGTGGCCCCTGTTTcacttttgtttccattttgttgCTATTGCAGATGTTTTCTATATCAAAAATGAAAGCTAGCTATACTGAGTAGCTTAAAGAGATGTAATTCttagaattaaaattatttgtaattaaaTTTGGCTGCAATTAGCTACAGAATTAATTTAATCtctgaagaaagagagaatgcagTCAAATCTAggtgcattttaaatattaattttaactttttagtgACTTCACCTAAGGAATCCAATCTACTTTTATGGTGTGCCaatagaaataacaaaatttCTCAACTGGAAGATTGTAAACATCAGCAAGGTTTTTTCAAAACCTGGCGTTAAAAgtaactttttttccttccccaaacCAAAAGATAAAGATTATGGAGCTAGCTGACTTATTTTCTTCAAGCACTTTATTAGCACTTTATTGCATATCATATCCAATagttattatttttcaattttaattttttaatattcatagaTTCACATTAAGTTGCAAAGGtaatacagagagttcccatgtaccctaCACTATTTCCTCCAATGGTTACATCTTACATGATTAAAGTACAACCTCAAAACCAAGAATTTGACATTggtacaatgtgtgtgtgtgtgtttagttctgtgccattttttttttttaaccatgatAGTCTTTTTATTGAAAAGCAATATAAAATAGCTTTAGGAATAAGAGGAagataatattttacattattttttctgttatgaCTATTTTTTTGCTTTGTACAGGAGTTTACTTCCCCTAACTCTTCTTGCTCTATTGGAAACATTTTACATTAGATTTCTACATTATTGaatatctgataaggtttaatTTGGAAAAGCTTAGTAAACTGCTAATCTTAGAAGAACAAAGGCATTTCCCTTGCTTTTTAgacctttcttttttctaaacatgcctatttatgtaaaatttggaaataagatcCTGTTTTCTTCCATTCAGTCGGTAGTTCTTTTTGTACCTCTTCTGGTAACTCATAGAAAACTTTAGGATCAAtgtgagaaggaaaagaaattttctCCTCTGCAGAATCTtggtctttattttctgtaagtGCTTCATGATGAGAGCCTGTTGCTATGGGCTGCTTATGGCTATCTATAGTGCGATTTTGGCGGGAAAGTTGCTCACTTTGCAAattggaaatgaatggaaaacagacacagaagggtttgtatttgtaaaatggaacCCTTGAGATTCTTTAGGTCCTTGActtattcattcatcttttcCTCCACTGTCTAAATAATGTGGATGATCCTTGTGGCTAGACAGATAAGAGGATCTACTGCTATTTAAGCCTGATGTTCCCGGTTCACAGTGAGATACAAGAATACCTGTTTGTTATTGGGTAAATGGTCTCTAGGATTTGAtttgcatctgttttttttttaggaaagaaAGATAATACTCCCCTGCAGGCATGTAATGGACAACTCAAACTTCCTTTCCCTTGAAATTTTTCTCTAGattttccagaaaggatttctTCTTGAGTATCTACTGGAAGCTGCTTAAAGACTTCTTGGTCAATACCCTCCAGAAGTGAATGGAGTAAGAATTCATTAATGTCTTTTTCTTTAGAAAGATTTGTAGTATCCAGTGGAGACTCCCCAGTTCTTGGACTTTCAATTCTTCCACTTGGTAGAAAATCccagtttgtttctttgtcttttgaatAATCTTCCATATGAGTGTCTTTCATTTTATAACTGCGCTTGCTGGAGCATGAAGTTGTTGATAATGATGGTGTTAAATAATAATCAATAGGTTCTTTCTTAGCAGTATTAAGTGCTTTAAGATTGCAGAAACACACACTTAGAAGGGTAAGGTGAAATGGCATCTTCACATTCACCATATTTTGAAAAAGCTTCATAGGTATTTCAACCATTGGGGTCATCACATCATGATTCCCTGTCCCTAACTTCTGAATCACATGGGATGGAATAGGGCACTGACGACTCTCATGACTATAGTGCTCCTCAGATGAACACCTATGGATTATTAATCTTATAGTATAGGGCTTTCTTCCATCTTGGCATACTCTGTTCAAAAGACTAGCAAGTAgttcttcaatcttttttttagCTTTGAATTCTGATGAACACTTTTTAAATGAATCTTCTGCACTAAAGGACTCTTGGTGCTTAATTTGAACCATTTAGTTCACTTTTATATTAACTCTTTATCTTCAAGTTATTGTATTCCACTAGAAAGTGCACTCAGGTGGTCTGAGGGTGTTACTacatgcggtcgcagttgattcgtctgggggggggggtggcggccggttgctaaatcctaggctcccaggattgctcggagggtaccggcggcgggggctctttcccggaggcgagggcgaggcgggggacttggccaggtccccggcggggtggcgtgcaaagtatggagggcggtgagaaaggaacaggcgggacacggttcttttagggtgaagaagccaagagagtttattaggggagagtacaagcttatatcgggcgtttagagggcggggtagctgtagaggttaaaggcttggattggttctgagagggcgcggaggttgattgaaaaggggcgagagttgctccggtaacggtgtctggcaacaatgtatgtgcactggtggtaatgggagttgcactggcaacggggagtgtccgggcaagataagggggtggggaaaaggcggttccctccggcaagcctcccctaacagtgttattttgggtgaggaaatggggcctgcctccggcctcactttcccaggcccggggggctgcggagggcgctgtcgcccgtgcccaccaccctccccaggggctgatcaggtcccccagcccaggcccgccaagttgaagcacgtaatcagtgtcccgcatttcccccttcttttctaattaaaggaagaagcttaccggagaggcccgctaagggatgagggaagggggaggccggggaggggaaaaaggggttgacggtggctcagcgaggctggagctcggcgttggtgtggcgcccgggcgctcgacaggggccttgctgcttgcgggatggacgagggtggggggtttaaagttggaggttcagagaagctggagctcgaggttggtgcgacgttcaggcgatcgagaagggcctcgcggtcggcgggttgaccggtggcggtgaggtcgcggagggttggttgtcatctcggagtagggagcgtcagaggtggcgagttgctggtactggacttgcacgaacgaggagaaaatagcatccgtttgtttccttacaagctggacaattctgcggataatgcagggtcctaaggtgagagctagaataatcattagtagggggccgaggagagggaggaggtaagggaggaggggtgtaaagatgtgggaccaatagctggtggcttcacggtctcttttgcgttgttccagttcctctcggaccttctttaggctgtcctcggcgagacctgtggaattggcatatacatagcactcttctcctagggcggcgcaaaggcctccttctttgaggaggagaaggtcgagacctcggcggttttggagcactacctcagagagggaattgacagaatttttaagatgggaaatagcgtcttgtaggtgacgaatgtcctcgtcaacagccgcctggaggtgagttagggcggagccttgactggctaatgcagcgattccggtgccagcgcctgcaagacctaggagggaggcaatcgtgaggacggtgatgggctctcgcttttgcagtggggcagaagctgcagttgtttccaggcggaggaagaagtcttcctcgctgtggtataggaccctagggatgaggacaattaggaggcaagtttcattagttgtattgagggtttgcatgttaaggcagggggtaagccctgtagaggagcagagccattgggaggagttatgaggaatgagaaattttgcagagctgctgggagatgagtagtcggcgcaagctgtgaggttgggagagttacttgagcgagggcggatgcactttcctgtaaaggagactgaatgaaaggttagggggacggcagaggtattccaattgcattccgaggggctgtcctctgtgttttctgaaaaggagaggttggaggcaactggctcatacaggggggaggaagtggagaggcaaagccaacaagaggaggtaagattgggattggaggaattcactgaggtgaaggctgcttgaataaggctgaggaggggagaagagtagcgagaggagtagcgagaggggggtagaggaggtcggggcggtggggttggcgatgcattgtttgcagctgaggtgcggctggttggagctgaggtgcggctggagagctgtggaaaaagggggttaatgacttggttgggacctatgccagagggtgtttttaatgcagtattttggcctggttggtttgcagcctctttttttatgagaatatgcgtgggaaggggccactgctccacccatataggttcctcagtatcccactgcagaggaacgggcgctggaggtgttaaacgagcagtggcgcacattattgggggggctgcgtggtaagcactgccccagaggcg
The Choloepus didactylus isolate mChoDid1 chromosome 4, mChoDid1.pri, whole genome shotgun sequence DNA segment above includes these coding regions:
- the LOC119530816 gene encoding centromere protein W-like isoform X1 — encoded protein: MALWTTVPQMKQMKWKALRGFLKRVFQGQTPPLGLETSGDLLVSVNCLRLAEESRKNACENKGGIVKKEHVLSAAKVILKKSRG
- the LOC119530816 gene encoding centromere protein W-like isoform X2; protein product: MALWTTVPQMKQMKWKALRGFLKRVFQGQTPPLGLETSGDLLSLGKMLVRIKVESLKRSMFCLQQR